Proteins encoded within one genomic window of Cyprinus carpio isolate SPL01 chromosome B22, ASM1834038v1, whole genome shotgun sequence:
- the LOC109047613 gene encoding structural maintenance of chromosomes protein 3-like, which translates to MYIKQVIIQGFRSYRDQTVVDPFSSKHNVIVGRNGSGKSNFFYAIQFVLSDEFSHLRPEQRLALLHEGTGPRVISAFVEIIFDNSDNRLPIDKEEVSLRRVIGAKKDQYFLDKKMVTKNDVMNLLESAGFSRSNPYYIVKQGKINQMATAPDSQRLKLLREVAGTRVYDERKEESISLMKETEGKREKINELLKYIEERLHTLEDEKEELAQYQKWDKMRRALEYTIYNQELNETRAKLDELSSKRETCGDKSRQLRDAQQDARDKVEETERVVRELKSRISAMREEKEQLSAERQEQIKQRTKLELKAKDLQDELAGNSEQRKRLLKERQKLLEKIEEKQKELQETEPKFNAVKEREERGISRLAQATQERTDLYAKQGRGSQFTSKEERDKWIKKELKSLDQAINDKKRQIAAIHKDLEDTYEKVFSSESGEKYYTRKSNTVYMEKQSKTVLKRIFRLQKLDQDLSEVKTRVEELDKKYYEVKNRKDELQSERNYLWREENAEQQALAAKREELEKKQQLLRAATGKAILNGIDSINKVLEHFRRKGINQHVINGYHGIIMNNFECEPAFYTCVEVTAGTRLFYHIVETDEVSTKILMEFNKMNLPGEVTFLPLSKLDVRDTAYPETNDAIPMISKLRYSPNFDKAFKHVFGKTLICRSMEVSTQLARAFTMDCITLEGDQVSHRGALTGGYYDTRKSRLELQKDMRKAEEELGELEAKLNENLRRNIERINNEIDQLMNQMQQIETQQRKFKASRDSILSEMKMLKEKRQQSEKTFMPKQRSLQSLEASLHAMESTRESLKAELGTDLLSQLSLEDQRRVDDLNDEIRQLQQDNRQLLNERIKLEGIMTRVETYLNENLRKRLDQVEQELNELRETEGGTVLTATTSELDGINKRIKDTLARSEDLDTLIDKTEVEIKDHQKSMERWKNIEKEQNEAINHDTKELEKMTNRQGMLLKKKEECMKKIRELGSLPQEAFEKYQTLTLKQLFRKLEQCNTELKKYSHVNKKALDQFVNFSEQKEKLIKRQEELDRGYKSIMELMNVLELRKYYNIHQTFKKVSKNFSEVFQKLVPGGKATLVMKKGDTEGGQSQDEGEGADSERGSSSQSSVPSVDQFTGVGIRVSFTGKQGEMREMQQLSGGQKSLVALALIFAIQKCDPAPFYLFDEIDQALDAQHRKAVSDMIVELAGHAQFITTTFRPELLESADKFYGVKFRNKVSHIDVISAEQAKDFVEDDTTHG; encoded by the exons ATGTACATTAAACAG GTGATTATTCAGGGGTTTCGCAGCTACAGAGATCAGACTGTGGTTGACCCCTTCAGCTCCAAACACAATGTTATAG TTGGAAGAAATGGATCAGGAAAGAGTAACTTCTTTTATG CCATTCAGTTTGTACTCAGTGATGAGTTCAGTCATCTTCGTCCAGAGCAGCGTCTGGCTCTGCTTCAC GAAGGCACTGGTCCTCGAGTCATTTCAGCCTTTGTGGAAATTATATTCGATAACTCTGACAACAGGCTGCCG ATTGATAAAGAGGAGGTGTCTCTGCGCCGTGTCATCGGAGCAAAGAAAGACCAGTACTTCTTGGACAAAAAGATGGTCAC TAAGAACGACGTGATGAACCTGTTAGAGAGCGCTGGTTTCTCCCGCAGCAACCCTTACTACATCGTCAAGCAGGGAAAG ATCAATCAGATGGCAACAGCGCCTGACTCCCAGCGTCTGAAGCTGCTCCGGGAGGTGGCCGGCACCAGAGTCTACGATGAGCGCAAAGAGGAGAGTATCTCGCTCATGAAGGAAACAG aGGGCAAGCGAGAGAAGATTAATGAGCTGCTGAAGTACATCGAGGAGCGTCTGCACACTCTGGAGGACGAGAAAGAGGAGCTGGCTCAGTACCAGAAGTGGGACAAAATGAGAAGAGCTCTAGAGTACACCATCTACAACCAGGAGCTCAACGAGACGCGGGCCAAACTGGACGAG TTGTCCTCTAAGAGAGAGACCTGTGGAGACAAATCTAGACAACTGCGAGATGCTCAACAGGATGCTCGAGACAAAGTGGAG GAGACTGAGCGTGTGGTGAGGGAGCTGAAGTCTCGAATCTCCGCCATGAGGGAGGAGAAAGAACAGCTGAGCGCCGAGCGACAGGAGCAGATCAAACAGAGGACCAAACTGGAGCTCAAGGCCAAAGATCTGCAGGACGAGCTGGCAGGAAACAGTGAACAGAGG AAACGGCTGCTTAAAGAGCGTCAGAAGCTTCTGGAGAAgattgaagaaaaacagaaggAGCTGCAGGAAACAGAACCCAAATTTAACGctgtgaaagaaagagaggagcGAGGAATTTCCCG ACTGGCTCAAGCCACACAGGAGCGAACAGACCTGTATGCCAAACAGGGCCGGGGCAGTCAGTTCACCTCTAAAGAAGAGAGGGACAAATGGATCAAGAAGGAGCTGAAGTCTCTGGATCAAGCCATCAACGACAAGAAACGGCAGATCGCTGCCATCCACAAAGATCTGGAGGACACCTA tgaaaaagtcttctCGTcggaatcaggagagaaatattaTACGAGgaaatcaaacactgtttacatggaaaaacagtccaaaacggTTCTCAAAAGAAT ATTTCGGCTGCAGAAACTGGACCAGGACTTGAGTGAAGTGAAGACTCGAGTGGAAGAGCTGGACAAGAAGTACTACGAGGTGAAGAACCGAAAAGATGAACTTCAGAGCGAGAGAAA CTAcctgtggagagaggagaacgCAGAGCAGCAGGCGCTGGCAGCCAAACGAGAAGAGCTGGAGAAGAAACAACAGCTACTGCGAGCAGCCACCGGAAAG GCTATTTTGAATGGCATCGACAGCATTAATAAAGTATTGGAACATTTCCGCCGGAAGGGCATCAACCAGCACGTCATCAACGGTTACCACGGCATCATCATGAACAACTTTGAGTGCGAACCTGCCTTCTACACCTGTGTGGAGGTGACCGCTGGCACCAG GCTGTTTTACCACATCGTGGAAACGGATGAAGTGAGCACTAAGATTCTGATGGAGTTCAATAAGATGAACTTGCCAGGAGAGGTCACCTTCCTGCCCCTCAGCAAACTGGACGTCAGGGACACCGCTTACCCTGAGACTAAC GATGCAATCCCCATGATCAGCAAGCTCCGTTACAGCCCAAACTTCGACAAGGCCTTCAAACACGTGTTTGGGAAGACGCTGATCTGCCGCAGCATGGAGGTGTCCACTCAGCTGGCTCGAGCTTTCACCATGGACTGCATCACACTGGAGG GTGATCAGGTGAGTCATCGTGGCGCTCTGACCGGTGGCTACTACGACACACGTAAGTCCCGTCTGGAGCTGCAGAAGGACATGAGGAAGGCCGAGGAGGAGCTCGGAGAACTGGAGGCCAAACTCAACGAGAACCTGCGTAGAAATATTGAAC GTATCAATAACGAGATTGATCAGCTGATGAATCAGATGCAGCAGATCGAGACCCAGCAGAGGAAGTTCAAGGCATCCAGAGACAGTATACTGTCTGAGATGAAGATGCTGAAGGAGAAGAGACAGCAGTCAGAGAAAACATTTATGCCCAAG CAACGCAGTCTTCAGAGTCTGGAGGCCAGTCTGCACGCCATGGAGAGCACGCGGGAGTCTCTGAAGGCCGAGCTGGGGACAGACCTGCTCTCTCAGCTCAGTTTAGAAGACCAACGCAGAGTGGACGACCTCAACGACGAGATCAGACAGCTGCAACAG GACAACAGACAGCTGCTGAATGAGAGAATTAAGCTGGAGGGAATCATGACCCGAGTGGAGACGTACCTCAACGAGAACCTGCGCAAACGTCTCGACCAAGTCGAGCAG gaatTGAATGAACTGAGAGAAACCGAAGGAGGAACTGTCCTCACAGCGACAACGTCAGAGTTAGATGGCATTAATAAACGCATAAAAGACACTTTGGCTCGGTCTGAGG ACTTGGACACCCTCATCGATAAGACGGAGGTGGAAATAAAGGACCACCAGAAGAGTATGGAGCGCTGGAAGAACATCGAGAAGGAGCAGAACGAAGCCATCAACCACGACACAAAGGAGCTGGAGAAGATGACCAACAGACAGGGCATGTTACTGAAGAAGAAAGAGGAATGCATGAAAAAGATTCGCGAGCTGGGCTCCCTGCCGCAGGAGGCCTTTGAAAAGTACCAGACGCTGACACTTAAACAG ttgttcAGGAAGCTGGAGCAGTGTAACACAGAGCTGAAGAAGTACAGCCATGTGAATAAAAAAGCCCTGGACCAGTTCGTCAATTTCTCAGAGCAGAAAGAGAAGTTGATTAAGAGGCAGGAGGAGCTGGATAGAGGTTACAAATCCATCATGGAGCTCATGAACGTCTTGGAGCTGCGCAAATACTATAACATCCATCAAACATTCAAAA AGGTGTCTAAGAATTTCAGCGAGGTATTTCAGAAGCTGGTGCCCGGCGGTAAAGCCACTCTGGTGATGAAGAAGGGCGACACTGAAGGTGGTCAGTCTCAGGACGAGGGCGAGGGAGCGGACAGTGAGAGGGGATCTTCCTCCCAGAGCAGTGTGCCCAGTGTAGACCAGTTCACTGGAGTGGGCATCAGG GTGTCGTTCA